The following proteins are co-located in the Legionella busanensis genome:
- a CDS encoding Maf family protein, whose protein sequence is MKPNSALRIILASASPRRLQILQEHGLNAVVMPANIAEIQKKDEEAKKYVTRLAQEKAQTILSQIEVNNADLILAADTTVAYQHHILEKPQDNDDVYRMLSMLSGNSHEVYTGYALIFLPEKRWRINCVTTEITFNTLTEQQIQSYIASGDPFDKAGAYGIQNVYDIFVKQIKGSYYNVMGLPIEDILKNISFLDTK, encoded by the coding sequence ATGAAACCTAATTCTGCATTAAGAATAATTTTAGCTAGTGCCTCGCCAAGACGATTACAAATATTGCAAGAACACGGATTAAATGCCGTGGTTATGCCTGCTAATATTGCAGAAATCCAGAAAAAAGATGAAGAGGCTAAAAAATACGTCACTCGCCTGGCCCAGGAAAAAGCACAAACCATTCTGTCACAAATTGAAGTAAATAACGCAGATTTGATTCTAGCTGCCGATACTACTGTTGCTTATCAGCATCATATCTTAGAAAAACCACAAGATAACGATGACGTATATAGGATGTTAAGTATGTTAAGTGGCAACTCTCATGAAGTCTATACAGGTTATGCTTTAATTTTTTTACCAGAAAAAAGGTGGCGGATTAATTGTGTAACGACGGAAATTACTTTTAATACACTTACGGAGCAACAAATACAAAGCTATATTGCTTCAGGCGATCCTTTTGATAAAGCTGGGGCATATGGTATTCAAAATGTATATGATATTTTTGTTAAACAAATAAAAGGTTCTTATTATAATGTTATGGGTTTACCTATTGAGGACATTTTGAAAAATATTTCATTTTTAGATACGAAATGA
- a CDS encoding RES family NAD+ phosphorylase, with the protein MSLFAVIVDYSEDVFRNIRSVKPSQNLFDDLSEDADNWEAANTLEAITHLPLENSQLIQRGFEYSENSFIDYPFENLTASRFSDGQNPCWYASETLETTIYETVYHFKKEITDSPEAFNGEKQIPVDRRIAKIACIGITIDLSSKTEEYPWLLDPINYSRCQEVGKRVAKEGHPLLRVRSARHLEGINIVAFKSNVLSNVREHCFLKYTLNLDNMEVTVTRGEAPVLII; encoded by the coding sequence ATGTCATTGTTTGCAGTAATAGTTGATTACTCTGAAGATGTTTTTCGCAATATTCGCTCTGTAAAACCATCGCAAAATCTCTTTGATGACTTAAGTGAGGATGCAGATAACTGGGAGGCTGCGAATACTTTAGAGGCTATTACCCACCTGCCACTGGAAAATAGTCAATTAATACAAAGAGGTTTTGAATATAGTGAAAATTCTTTCATTGATTATCCTTTTGAAAATTTAACCGCATCTCGTTTTAGTGATGGACAAAATCCATGCTGGTATGCATCTGAAACATTAGAAACGACTATATATGAAACAGTTTATCATTTTAAAAAAGAAATTACTGATTCACCTGAGGCATTTAATGGCGAAAAGCAAATTCCAGTAGATAGACGGATAGCTAAAATTGCTTGCATTGGAATAACTATCGACTTGTCTTCTAAAACAGAAGAATATCCTTGGCTCTTAGATCCAATCAATTACTCAAGATGCCAAGAAGTAGGAAAACGTGTTGCCAAAGAAGGCCACCCATTATTGCGGGTGAGATCAGCCAGACACCTTGAAGGCATCAATATTGTGGCTTTTAAAAGTAATGTGTTATCAAATGTTAGAGAACATTGCTTTCTAAAATACACGCTCAATTTAGATAATATGGAAGTTACGGTTACCCGGGGAGAAGCCCCTGTTTTGATTATTTAA
- a CDS encoding EAL domain-containing protein: MAKKSLQNRSGCKVCDIELDFDFTFAFQPIIDINKKEIFAYEALVRGLNGEGAADILAKVNDKNRYRFDQECRIKSIFKAQQLNMKECISINFLPNAIYSPDLCIRTTIAAAEATNFPLQKIIFEVTESEQINDPQKLLSIFQYYRERGFCTAIDDFGAGYAGLSLLANFQPDFIKIDIKLVRDINVNLVKQAMVKGIILTGSLLNIKIIAEGIETVAEARWLKENGISLMQGFYFAKPGLEHLPTFNNWDLI; this comes from the coding sequence TTGGCAAAAAAATCTTTGCAAAACAGATCTGGCTGCAAGGTTTGTGATATTGAGCTTGACTTTGATTTTACCTTTGCTTTTCAACCAATTATCGACATTAACAAAAAAGAAATTTTTGCTTATGAAGCCTTAGTACGAGGATTAAATGGCGAAGGAGCAGCAGACATTCTGGCAAAGGTAAATGATAAGAATCGCTATCGCTTTGATCAAGAATGCCGAATAAAAAGTATTTTCAAAGCGCAGCAATTGAATATGAAAGAATGTATTTCTATTAATTTCTTGCCTAACGCTATTTATTCTCCTGACCTTTGCATACGAACAACCATTGCTGCTGCTGAAGCAACAAATTTTCCCCTGCAAAAAATTATTTTTGAAGTAACTGAAAGTGAACAGATCAACGATCCTCAAAAACTACTTTCTATTTTTCAATATTATCGTGAGCGAGGTTTTTGTACGGCTATTGATGACTTTGGTGCAGGCTATGCGGGACTAAGTTTGCTTGCCAATTTTCAGCCAGATTTTATTAAAATTGATATTAAATTAGTACGTGATATTAATGTAAACTTAGTAAAACAAGCAATGGTTAAAGGTATTATTTTAACTGGAAGTTTACTTAATATAAAAATTATCGCTGAAGGAATAGAAACAGTTGCAGAAGCTCGCTGGTTAAAAGAAAATGGTATTTCTCTTATGCAGGGCTTTTATTTTGCAAAACCAGGATTAGAACATCTCCCTACCTTTAATAATTGGGATCTAATCTAA
- a CDS encoding BLUF domain-containing protein has protein sequence MSELYHLIYKSQAKMPFNTSQLTQLAKIARFKNFTQQVSGLLIYSGQEFFQILEGRLDSIESIYNSILNDKRHKDIVLLVKEPITNRTFWRWNMGLTIIDDNTDIRTQLIEYMQNDIELAKANKDDARFILQAFSNKIFQQYIY, from the coding sequence ATGTCTGAGTTGTACCATCTTATTTATAAAAGCCAAGCAAAAATGCCTTTTAATACAAGTCAACTGACTCAATTAGCTAAAATTGCTCGTTTTAAAAACTTCACACAGCAAGTTAGTGGACTTTTAATTTATTCAGGCCAAGAGTTTTTTCAAATTTTGGAAGGTAGGCTTGATTCAATTGAGAGTATTTATAATAGTATTCTAAATGATAAAAGGCATAAAGATATTGTTTTACTTGTTAAAGAACCTATAACCAATCGAACATTCTGGCGATGGAATATGGGCTTAACAATTATTGATGATAATACTGATATAAGAACTCAATTAATAGAATATATGCAAAATGATATTGAATTAGCTAAGGCTAATAAAGACGACGCTCGTTTTATATTGCAAGCCTTTTCAAATAAGATTTTTCAGCAATATATATATTAA
- a CDS encoding phosphotransferase family protein, with the protein MMNIIDSTLAAITSFNEVNDLKQSSNVFEETIKEILARYHIPLKSLTLFSEGTNIVYSYDNHLVIKLFPPFHQDQFESERLMLKALAGKLTVATPILHYEGEIARWPYLIMTQLKGTLLETLWHTLDHNNKLIIISELGLLIREVHSLPTHGLESIDCYWQAFIENQIANCIENHRSKNLPEKLLRQMPAYIETIKPSLVKIDRPVILTGEYTPMNFLVTHIEGAWHISGLIDFGDAMLGHYKYDLLGPGAFLIQGDKELLNAFLTAYGFLSHELNENLSHELTALMLLHKYSNLEIQVRIANWKNKISSLKKLEDLVWGF; encoded by the coding sequence ATGATGAATATTATAGATAGTACATTAGCAGCAATTACCTCCTTTAACGAAGTTAACGATTTAAAACAATCCAGCAATGTATTTGAAGAAACAATTAAAGAAATTCTTGCTCGCTATCATATACCTCTTAAATCATTAACTCTTTTTTCTGAAGGCACTAATATTGTCTATTCTTATGATAATCATTTGGTTATTAAATTATTTCCTCCTTTTCACCAAGATCAGTTTGAAAGTGAACGATTAATGCTTAAAGCACTTGCCGGAAAACTAACGGTTGCAACCCCTATCCTTCATTACGAAGGTGAAATAGCAAGATGGCCTTATCTAATAATGACTCAACTAAAAGGCACACTCTTAGAAACACTTTGGCATACCTTAGATCATAATAATAAATTAATTATTATAAGTGAGCTTGGCTTATTAATACGGGAAGTTCATTCCTTACCAACACATGGCCTGGAATCTATTGATTGTTATTGGCAAGCCTTTATTGAAAATCAAATAGCTAACTGCATAGAAAATCATCGCAGTAAAAATTTACCTGAAAAATTATTGCGACAAATGCCAGCCTACATCGAAACAATTAAACCATCCTTAGTTAAAATTGACAGGCCTGTTATTTTAACTGGTGAATATACCCCAATGAATTTTTTAGTCACCCATATTGAAGGCGCTTGGCATATTTCAGGTTTAATCGATTTTGGTGATGCTATGTTAGGCCACTATAAATATGACTTATTAGGTCCAGGTGCTTTTTTAATTCAGGGTGATAAAGAGTTACTAAACGCTTTTTTAACTGCTTATGGTTTTTTGTCTCATGAACTCAATGAAAATTTAAGTCATGAGCTAACTGCACTAATGCTTCTTCATAAATATAGTAATTTAGAAATTCAAGTGCGAATTGCTAATTGGAAAAACAAAATTTCTTCATTAAAAAAGCTAGAAGATTTAGTTTGGGGGTTTTAA
- a CDS encoding cellulose binding domain-containing protein: MFIKRNISKGLIGLLVSTSSHAFYTQSGSIYDSAGNIVKIDGISWSGFQDSKIVQGLASNPFYAVGNFSTNYSKTYGMMDALVRPWDFTDSGVTKANGVAFKTIRLPIQPGVLYDNTGQVDMNRSLANKAEPTRANGIFCKVWETNGSACAQTVTPQEAFWITLEEFKKNNVKVLIDFHHKYGYGDGFRDGTVYSLTQYEADLKLLANEIKARNLTNVIGIDVFNEPHRLFWFRDNADQPAWIKVIATAAKVFKQYNPDVLLFVEGSGPGSGDPDQPVACVKETDLVPNPEAYAISDDPTNCATGTKRVEFKGNWGEDFKPLLDKANAKNGVPSFNRAGFIQQLKTAGLDDATITWLMGDATANKAHLVFSPHVYPREVGTWESAPGKPSELRFNWTWGFLKKAGYPVVLGEASWKSAEGLAFFQKALVPYMIANGMQNDLFFWAVGYLGDTISLIDPNGGAINLQAEKVLHDLFSQTIATGKLNVTFTSPGFPVKGAATLTVKETQQTYSCDITNGCSLDLDSGSYNLLVADSYQIDNTAHLVYQVKASNSPITFKITNGQATDVNVSLQGQQIGTQPATQVSYKVNLLDEKGNPVSTQALTTQLTFTSDVNNQNILTCTTQNGVCSSTIYNQNINSKTGAFSNETYQVGLPNSITFNGKTYSLVADKSARSLTVTGTANQLQLNAVYQTGAVSQQNCNVKFTLQNRWDSGAVFQGSITNTSTNAAIKSFTFKISFNGSEISNPTIVSYWIGSNQTYSMNGGVFTFSANTYDPYNGLPPGQQQGIGFQVSGAMTKDPTVTVISCEAK, from the coding sequence ATGTTTATAAAAAGAAATATTAGCAAGGGCCTAATTGGTCTTCTCGTTTCCACCTCAAGTCATGCTTTCTATACTCAAAGTGGTAGTATTTATGACAGTGCTGGTAATATCGTAAAAATTGATGGTATATCTTGGTCAGGCTTTCAAGATTCAAAAATCGTACAAGGCTTAGCATCAAACCCCTTTTATGCGGTGGGTAATTTTTCTACTAACTACAGTAAGACCTATGGCATGATGGATGCGTTAGTACGTCCTTGGGATTTTACAGACTCTGGGGTAACTAAAGCAAATGGTGTAGCGTTTAAAACGATTCGTCTGCCCATTCAACCTGGTGTCCTGTATGATAACACAGGGCAAGTGGATATGAATCGATCCCTCGCTAATAAGGCTGAACCAACTCGTGCCAATGGTATATTTTGTAAAGTCTGGGAAACTAATGGTTCAGCTTGTGCGCAAACTGTAACGCCGCAAGAAGCATTTTGGATTACGCTTGAAGAATTTAAAAAAAATAATGTCAAAGTGTTAATCGATTTTCACCATAAATATGGCTATGGAGATGGTTTCCGGGATGGTACGGTCTATAGCTTAACTCAGTATGAAGCAGATTTAAAATTACTTGCTAATGAGATTAAGGCACGTAATTTAACCAATGTGATAGGGATTGATGTGTTTAATGAACCGCATCGACTTTTTTGGTTTCGTGATAATGCCGATCAGCCCGCTTGGATAAAAGTAATAGCCACAGCTGCTAAAGTCTTTAAACAATATAATCCAGATGTATTATTATTTGTTGAAGGTTCAGGCCCTGGGTCAGGTGATCCTGATCAACCGGTAGCTTGTGTTAAAGAAACTGATTTAGTGCCCAATCCTGAAGCTTATGCGATTTCAGACGATCCTACAAATTGCGCAACTGGAACAAAACGTGTCGAATTTAAAGGAAATTGGGGCGAAGACTTTAAACCTTTATTAGATAAAGCCAATGCTAAGAATGGTGTACCTAGTTTTAACCGTGCAGGCTTTATTCAACAACTTAAAACTGCCGGTTTAGATGATGCAACGATTACCTGGTTAATGGGTGATGCGACTGCTAACAAAGCGCACCTTGTGTTTTCACCACACGTCTATCCACGTGAAGTAGGTACTTGGGAGTCAGCACCAGGTAAACCGAGTGAGCTTCGTTTTAATTGGACTTGGGGATTTTTAAAGAAAGCAGGTTATCCTGTTGTTTTAGGAGAAGCCTCCTGGAAAAGTGCGGAAGGTCTTGCCTTTTTCCAAAAAGCACTAGTGCCTTACATGATAGCTAATGGCATGCAGAATGATTTATTCTTCTGGGCAGTTGGTTATTTAGGCGACACCATTAGTTTAATTGATCCAAATGGCGGTGCAATTAATCTTCAAGCTGAAAAAGTGTTGCATGATTTATTTAGTCAAACAATCGCCACAGGTAAACTCAATGTAACCTTTACTTCACCTGGATTCCCAGTGAAAGGAGCAGCTACATTAACTGTTAAAGAAACACAGCAAACATATAGTTGTGATATAACCAATGGCTGCTCTCTTGATTTAGATAGTGGCTCATATAATTTGCTAGTTGCTGACAGTTATCAAATAGATAATACAGCTCATCTTGTTTACCAAGTTAAAGCGAGTAACTCTCCTATTACTTTTAAAATTACTAATGGTCAAGCAACAGATGTCAATGTTAGCTTGCAAGGCCAACAAATAGGAACCCAGCCTGCAACACAAGTAAGTTATAAAGTTAATTTATTAGATGAAAAAGGAAATCCTGTAAGTACGCAGGCTTTAACAACACAACTTACGTTCACTTCCGATGTAAATAATCAAAATATTTTAACTTGCACAACGCAAAATGGAGTATGTAGTTCAACAATTTATAACCAAAATATAAATAGTAAGACAGGTGCATTTAGCAATGAAACTTATCAAGTTGGACTACCTAATTCCATTACCTTTAATGGTAAAACTTATAGCCTCGTAGCGGATAAAAGCGCTAGGAGTTTAACCGTAACAGGTACAGCTAATCAATTACAGTTAAATGCGGTTTATCAAACGGGTGCAGTTAGCCAACAAAATTGTAATGTGAAGTTTACTTTGCAAAACCGTTGGGACTCTGGTGCTGTTTTTCAAGGTAGTATTACCAATACAAGCACCAACGCTGCAATTAAGAGTTTTACCTTTAAAATTAGCTTCAATGGCAGTGAAATAAGTAACCCAACCATTGTAAGTTATTGGATTGGTAGCAATCAAACTTATTCAATGAATGGTGGCGTCTTTACTTTTAGCGCGAATACTTATGACCCTTATAACGGCCTACCTCCTGGGCAACAACAAGGTATAGGATTCCAAGTCTCAGGAGCAATGACTAAAGATCCAACCGTGACTGTAATTAGTTGTGAAGCTAAATAA
- a CDS encoding cysteine peptidase family C39 domain-containing protein, protein MFYAIIKIKLNSNITKFEEITAKSINQCTCIAMVNSLEKLRKSALELIPIESSTFIACVTENKKSPLHIIKYTDANNLLGDNEFEWIYCTEEFIIPAKSPSIKEEIYTKTHRALNKAAATFYGKSSKNHLAEHIDKQALKPCLETERDFCLGDIYYDGVIYSHQRRITDCADTAMEMLKGYHLWKCNEQNYTDFLEQRQELNRNYENRKIKLFSGKNSSDLKSYSDFLNSVNVKDFIKDVLPGHLTYYLYRYGPVIARTNEIGGHFVLLKGIIDNQVIIDDPWAGSNIFIEFNEFNKKWDGRVIYFSAGYSMYIEQGIKQGSQINPNI, encoded by the coding sequence ATGTTTTACGCAATCATAAAAATTAAATTAAACAGTAATATTACCAAATTTGAAGAAATTACTGCAAAATCAATAAATCAATGCACCTGCATTGCCATGGTAAATTCTTTGGAAAAACTTAGAAAATCTGCCCTTGAATTAATTCCTATAGAATCCTCTACATTTATTGCTTGCGTTACTGAAAATAAAAAATCGCCGCTACATATTATTAAGTATACAGATGCTAATAACCTTTTAGGTGATAATGAGTTTGAGTGGATTTACTGTACTGAGGAATTCATTATACCTGCAAAAAGCCCAAGTATAAAAGAAGAAATCTATACCAAAACTCACCGGGCTCTAAATAAGGCAGCCGCCACATTTTATGGTAAAAGTTCAAAAAATCATTTGGCTGAGCATATTGATAAACAGGCATTAAAACCATGTTTAGAGACCGAAAGAGATTTTTGTTTGGGTGACATATATTACGATGGTGTTATTTATTCTCACCAACGACGTATAACTGATTGTGCAGATACGGCAATGGAAATGTTAAAGGGATATCATCTATGGAAGTGTAATGAGCAAAATTACACTGATTTTTTAGAGCAGCGTCAAGAGCTAAACCGCAACTATGAAAATAGAAAAATTAAACTATTTTCAGGAAAAAATTCTTCAGATTTAAAAAGCTATAGTGATTTTTTAAATAGCGTTAATGTAAAAGATTTCATTAAAGATGTATTGCCTGGCCATCTTACCTATTACTTATATAGATATGGACCTGTAATTGCTAGAACTAATGAAATTGGTGGGCATTTCGTGCTACTCAAAGGAATTATAGATAATCAAGTTATAATTGATGATCCTTGGGCTGGCTCAAATATTTTCATTGAATTTAATGAATTTAATAAAAAATGGGATGGCAGAGTTATTTATTTTTCTGCTGGGTATAGCATGTACATTGAACAAGGAATTAAACAAGGAAGTCAAATTAATCCAAATATATGA
- a CDS encoding leucine-rich repeat domain-containing protein: MKLSTDGKILLQVDNQDIDSDGNFKFPNDITTIGESAFEECTNLKKLVIPSHITDIKKFAFWNCTQLKNVVLPKNLTKIAKCTFNGCTSLETVRIPPNVTVIGKGAFYNCRSLKNIILPEKVTKIGRGAIHTCPNLEAVFISKNIVSIGHEVFDDCENLKSIFTDGNDTEIEKLKSLFVLYKFAIKVASINRADKEFLALYDIHTNKTSQANSPVLFFKENKNLAEGNNKSDKNPENLFDELPNCSTFP, encoded by the coding sequence ATGAAATTATCTACAGATGGAAAAATATTGCTACAAGTTGACAATCAAGATATTGATTCCGATGGCAATTTTAAATTTCCTAATGACATTACTACTATTGGCGAGTCTGCGTTTGAAGAATGTACTAATTTAAAAAAGCTTGTCATTCCTTCACACATCACTGACATTAAAAAATTTGCATTTTGGAATTGTACTCAATTAAAAAATGTGGTTCTACCCAAAAATCTTACTAAAATTGCCAAGTGTACATTTAATGGATGCACTAGTTTAGAAACAGTCAGGATACCACCTAATGTCACAGTTATTGGGAAAGGCGCCTTTTATAATTGTCGCAGCTTAAAAAACATCATTTTGCCTGAAAAAGTTACTAAAATTGGACGAGGAGCAATTCATACATGTCCAAACTTAGAAGCGGTATTCATTTCAAAAAACATTGTATCCATTGGACATGAAGTTTTTGATGACTGCGAAAATTTAAAATCAATTTTTACTGATGGTAACGATACTGAAATTGAAAAGCTTAAATCATTATTTGTTCTCTATAAGTTTGCAATTAAAGTGGCCTCAATTAATCGTGCAGATAAAGAGTTTCTTGCACTCTATGATATACACACTAACAAAACTTCACAGGCAAATTCACCAGTTCTTTTTTTCAAGGAGAATAAAAATCTTGCTGAAGGTAATAACAAATCTGATAAAAATCCAGAAAACCTTTTCGATGAACTACCCAATTGTAGTACATTTCCTTAA
- a CDS encoding leucine-rich repeat domain-containing protein yields MLINMNVLTRFYNSDLKPSGTFDIPSNIDTVGNGMYIGCTKLRTLIVPNNVIKIGLWGFSGCRNLRTLTLPTSLIYISNNAFTNCESLEVIIIDSKKPEEIERIKALLPKDLQNKALGIELAHEVFRLRKLQLDEVTKVPSSNPFFRFFDRNLRHIAKVNTENDANPSLEKKEYPKLKDKVYKDINRFLLNKNPNYQKAKVLIRHEPLPHNQSELEPYAINLKKITTNCNTRVNQKKMKTTTCFEHEPDTQHILR; encoded by the coding sequence ATGTTAATAAACATGAATGTCTTGACAAGGTTTTACAATAGTGATCTTAAGCCAAGTGGTACTTTTGATATCCCAAGCAATATTGATACTGTGGGTAATGGTATGTATATCGGCTGTACTAAATTACGAACACTTATTGTCCCTAATAATGTTATTAAAATTGGTCTTTGGGGTTTTAGCGGCTGCCGCAACTTACGAACGCTTACTTTGCCAACTAGTCTTATCTATATCAGTAATAATGCGTTTACTAATTGCGAAAGTTTAGAGGTTATCATCATTGATAGTAAAAAGCCTGAGGAAATAGAACGAATTAAGGCTTTATTGCCTAAAGATTTACAAAACAAAGCACTCGGTATTGAATTAGCGCACGAAGTGTTTCGCCTTCGCAAGTTGCAATTAGATGAAGTTACTAAAGTTCCGAGTAGTAATCCATTCTTTCGTTTTTTTGATCGTAATCTTCGCCATATTGCCAAAGTAAATACAGAAAATGATGCCAACCCAAGCTTAGAAAAAAAAGAATACCCGAAACTTAAGGATAAAGTTTATAAAGATATAAATCGTTTTTTACTCAATAAAAATCCCAATTATCAAAAAGCAAAAGTTTTAATTCGTCATGAGCCATTGCCTCATAATCAAAGCGAGCTAGAACCCTATGCAATCAACTTAAAAAAGATAACTACCAATTGTAATACTCGCGTTAATCAAAAGAAGATGAAAACCACCACATGCTTTGAACATGAACCTGATACGCAGCATATACTTCGTTAA
- a CDS encoding cupin domain-containing protein yields the protein MEKLFPQYPTEIIHDLILPQNYFPNNSQYPLLIYKQVFNFANQNPEEIQEYLKQNYWINSWVDSIYSYHHYHSNTHEALIIIEGNCSVQIGGDLGNIYNISKGDVIIFPAGVSHKNINSSLDFKCIGSYPNDVDYDVNYGRADEHPMVDMNIKKVGLPKADPIFGADGLIFNYWK from the coding sequence ATGGAAAAGTTATTCCCACAATACCCAACAGAAATAATCCATGATTTAATACTGCCGCAAAATTATTTTCCGAATAATTCTCAATATCCTTTGCTAATTTATAAGCAAGTCTTTAACTTTGCTAATCAAAATCCAGAGGAAATTCAAGAGTATTTAAAACAAAATTATTGGATTAATTCATGGGTGGATAGTATTTATAGTTATCACCATTATCATAGTAATACCCACGAAGCATTAATTATTATTGAAGGAAACTGTAGCGTACAAATCGGTGGTGATTTAGGCAATATTTATAATATTTCTAAGGGAGATGTTATTATTTTTCCGGCTGGTGTTTCACACAAAAATATTAATTCTTCGCTAGATTTTAAATGCATAGGATCTTATCCTAATGATGTTGATTATGATGTAAACTATGGCAGAGCAGACGAACATCCTATGGTTGATATGAATATTAAAAAAGTTGGTTTACCAAAAGCTGATCCAATTTTTGGCGCAGATGGATTAATATTTAACTATTGGAAGTAG
- a CDS encoding DUF3865 domain-containing protein produces MQRITLDKRNNQFTAKILNYFNDLKPYSTPYLEWLSMEHYQFSLNNTRFLMTSHMQTKSLIDQGVSKALLDNYNEEKNHARMYQHALKKIGLDVSKRIPFAATKQFFTKLETMIQCNASRTLGVMYATETAAIFEHTLFKKISDEIYQRHGLLFTNSRLKQFHDLHLDGVEQAHKDELGIFIDHTKENVDPNIYLQEKEVLDGAFEAIEAMEVWWSNLIKVQEQLDELNYA; encoded by the coding sequence ATGCAAAGAATAACGTTGGATAAGCGCAATAATCAATTTACCGCAAAAATATTAAATTATTTTAATGATCTTAAACCTTATTCAACACCTTACCTTGAATGGTTAAGCATGGAGCACTATCAGTTTTCATTAAACAACACGCGCTTTTTAATGACTTCACACATGCAAACTAAATCGCTTATCGATCAGGGTGTTTCGAAAGCATTGTTAGATAATTACAATGAAGAAAAAAATCACGCTAGAATGTATCAACATGCCCTAAAAAAAATTGGGTTAGATGTTAGCAAGCGTATCCCTTTTGCCGCAACTAAACAATTTTTTACCAAACTAGAAACTATGATTCAGTGTAATGCATCGAGAACCTTAGGTGTTATGTATGCGACCGAAACTGCTGCAATCTTTGAACATACTTTATTTAAAAAAATTAGTGATGAGATATATCAACGTCATGGCTTACTCTTTACTAATTCACGCTTAAAACAATTTCATGATTTGCACTTAGATGGCGTTGAACAAGCCCATAAAGATGAATTAGGTATCTTTATTGATCATACTAAAGAAAATGTTGATCCTAATATTTATTTGCAAGAAAAAGAAGTACTAGACGGTGCTTTTGAAGCCATTGAGGCGATGGAGGTATGGTGGTCTAATTTAATTAAAGTGCAAGAGCAACTCGATGAATTAAATTATGCTTAA
- a CDS encoding antitoxin Xre/MbcA/ParS toxin-binding domain-containing protein, giving the protein MSNSTVLKNSQSIDHNNVDNLKRNTANIIQLFKHWDLKVDEQCNLLGGISPQQLNKFQNGKAHISGRDTIERVGNLLGIHKSLRILYPYNRAVVYRWIKARNKKLHNLTPLDVMLSQGYIGIAQVRKLTDYMRGT; this is encoded by the coding sequence ATGAGTAATTCTACTGTTTTAAAAAACAGCCAATCTATTGATCATAATAATGTTGATAATTTAAAGAGAAATACAGCAAACATAATACAACTATTTAAGCATTGGGATTTAAAAGTTGATGAGCAGTGTAATTTATTGGGTGGTATAAGTCCTCAACAGTTAAATAAATTCCAAAATGGTAAAGCTCATATCTCAGGCCGAGATACAATAGAGCGTGTTGGCAATCTGCTCGGCATACATAAGAGTCTAAGAATTTTATATCCTTATAACAGAGCAGTTGTCTACAGATGGATAAAAGCCAGAAATAAAAAGCTTCATAACTTAACGCCTTTAGATGTGATGTTATCGCAAGGCTATATTGGTATTGCGCAAGTAAGAAAATTAACTGATTACATGAGAGGAACTTAA